The following coding sequences are from one Nicotiana tomentosiformis chromosome 3, ASM39032v3, whole genome shotgun sequence window:
- the LOC138907605 gene encoding uncharacterized protein, producing MWEDSGEEGSPLVRWSEFADAFMDHFLPAKTKSAHATEFENLKQGNKSVWEYHMVFAHLSKYVIHMMPTMEARMHGFVQGLSPLVINEAATTALNSNMNYGKMVAFFQATETRKLKNMMEQEGSSKARSAGNPGDSFGGGRSAFRGGSSGPSQSFVQSSASAQPSGPSQ from the coding sequence atgtgggaggattccggtgaggaggggagccctctagtgaggtggagtgagtttgcagaTGCCttcatggatcatttcttgcctgccaagaCTAAATCAGCCCATGCCACTGAGTTTGAGAACTTAAAACAAGGAAacaagagtgtgtgggagtaccatatggtgttcgcgcacctgtccaagtatgttattcacatgatgcccactatggaggctagaatgcatgggtttgtgcagggccttagccctttggttattaacgAGGCTGCCACAACTGCTCTAAATTctaatatgaactatggaaagatggtggcattttttCAAGCTACAGAGACTCGTAAGTTGAAGAACATGATGGAGCAAGAGGGTAGCAGTAAGGCCCGATCCGCGGGCAACCCTGGAGATTCATttggtggtggtaggtcagcattcaggggagggtcatcaggaccatcccagtcttttgttcagtcttcagccagtgcacagccatcagggcccagtcagtAG